Genomic DNA from Panthera leo isolate Ple1 chromosome A1, P.leo_Ple1_pat1.1, whole genome shotgun sequence:
CACCTCAGGATGTTAGGGAACCAGTGCTGGAGCTCCGCAGAACATTTCTgacagtttgaaaaatattctttaaaatgttaggaATTTTCTGCTTAACTCAGGTCAGCTTCGAAGGCCCAGACTGTTGTCCCCCGAGGTGCAGCCCTCCCTGTCCACTCTCATCTCTCTGATGGCGCTCTTGCCAAAAGTGCCATGTCCCATCAAGACTGCCCTGCAGAGCGACATTCTGGAAACCCTTTCTCTGCAGGCAGGGTCTTTTTCCAGTAGTGATATTAAAAAGCAAAGGGGgctaaatgcaatgtggtatccTGACAGAGAAAAACGACGTTAGTGAAATGTGTTCCGTGAAATCTGAATTAAGTCTGTGGTTAACTGTGTTCTTCTAGTGTTAAATTTCTGACTTTTGACAACTGGACCAGGATTACAGAAGATGTTCCCATTAGGAAGAGCTGGGTGAGGAGCTTGGGAGCGCTCTGCCAGTCTTTGCACCTTTTCCAAAAATTGAAAACtagttcataatttttttaaaagtttatttgaggggcgcctgggtggctcagtcagttaagcatccgacttcggctcaggtcaggatctcacagctcgtgggttcaagccccgcatcagactctgtgctgagagctcagagcctggagcctggagcctgctttgaattctttgtcttcctctctctaaccTTCCCCTtcctgtactctgtctctgtctctctttcaaaaataaataataaacattaaaaaagtttttatacagtttatttgaataaaaggggagaggcagatactTACTTAACTGACCAGCCTTTTCCAGAAGGCAGATCCCAGGTGGTTTCACCCACATGATGGGCTGAACTGGGTGCCCCAGGCTCACTGGCTTTAGGGCTGCTTCCTCCTGTACAGGCCCTGTCCCCCCGCTTCATGGGGCATGAAAGGGCAGTGGACCCATTGAGGCCTCCCGCAGGAGAGCCAAGCGACCTCCTGGGGGTGATTTCCAGCTCGGTTTTGAAGAGTACGGCTGTCGGTCCCGCTGAGAAGTCCTCATTGCAGAGCTTGTCAAGGTCAGGCATGCTCAAGGCCCTCAGTTCCTGGAGCTTAGAGCGGGATAAGGGAGAGGGCTGGGTGTGGCGCACCGAGGACTTGTTCCTTTTGACGGGAGAGGCTGGGGTCATGGTTGGGGTGGGAATTCCAGAAGGACTAAGTGATTTCTTTGGGTCTGAGTCAGGGCCCTTGTTACTGGCCTCCGCTGGATTCTGCTGGGAGACTGTCAATGCTGTGCTGGATGGGGACTTGGTCATCTGGGGGATCAGGGTGCTGGCTTCACTTTGGCTTTCGCTGCAGGAACTCAGGCTGCGTCTCAGTGACCTTGCTGCTGGGTCACTGGGGTGGCTGAGGCTCCCGGAAGCAATGCTGCCAGATGACCGTCTCCCAATGGGAGGCTTGGAGCTCGCTGACAAAAAAGGAGACACCCCAGACCTGGCCACTAGCCGGTCAGAATGGGCTAGGTTCTCAAAAGACTTGATCCTCTGCTTCACAGAGAAAAATGAGGTAGATTCGTAGTTCTGCTCAGAGTAGTAATGTCTTCTAGTGACTTTGATTTTGTCCGTGACTAGGCAGCTCGTCTCTCGCACTGAAAGAACATCCCCTTCGTCTGTTGTTGGAAGGTTCCTCGATGTCTCCAGGAGGGGCTTGACGCTGTACACGCCCTGTCCGTTAGCCAGGCCAAGACCACCACCTCTGGCTGCCTTGGCCTCGAGGAGCCCCCCACTTGTTGCAGGGATCTGGCTGTCCCGGTGAGAGCGACCTGGGCTGTGTAGAGCATGCGCTTCCCGTCCAAAATGGCTTGAAAATTGGGCCGGCATGGAGTAGGTCCTGGTCGCTGGCCTTGGTGTGAAGTATGGATGGTCATCTGGCACTGGGCCCGCTGACGTGCCGTTCTTGGTCATCCCGAGGGAGCCTGACACCTGACTTGACTTCCCCTGCGAGGAATCCACCTTTCTAGTAGGCAgttgtggggaggaggaggaggaagccagtTTTGCCACACTGAAAGATCGCTGGGTTTCCTGCTCTACCTGGGACGCACGAGATGTGAGTGACGGCGGATGACTTGAGGACGTCTCCTCTGACTGGTGACAGAACCTGATCTCACTCTTCTCCTGACAGTTGCTCTGGGCCAAGAACCCTCTTAATCTGTCACTTTCAGCTAGCTTGTCACCACATGCATTCTTGGGCATTCTTTCAGAAGAAATTTCAACTATTTTCAGCTGGTTTGTTCTTTCTAGGGGATCACCAGTAATTATTCTGCCTCCTTTGTCATCAGTCACGCCCGATCGGGCTACTTCTGGTGCCGAATCCATTCGGCTGGCCGTGCGCCGCTCCCTCTGCCCAGGAGGTGGGGCCTCCTGTCCATTTGTGGCTGTGGACGCGCTGTTCCCCACGGCCACAGGGGGAGCCCTGGTCTCTGGCCCACACTTAGGAGATCTGGGGGCCGCTGGGCAGCCTCTGTTGGGTTCTGAGTGGAAAGCCACGTAGGATCTACCGCATGCACTCTGCTCAGGGAGAGTCCTGGGGGAGGCGTGGGGCGAAATGAACGCTGTGATGCTCGTTTCCGACACTGACGGCTTCAGTGACCCCGGGGCAGCAGGTGGCCTGGTCTCCAGCACGCACTGGGGGGACCTGGGGGTGGCCGTGGCATTTTTGTCAAGCTCCTCGTGGTCTATGTGGAACTGGTTAGATGCTCCCTTCAAAAGCATTTTGTGGGAGGTCTGGGGTGAAATGAGGGGTTTCCTGGGGTCTGTCCCACCAGCCTTGGCAACGTGAGCTGCAGGGGCCTCGGAACtggctttgcttttgcttttgatgCTGAGTCTCTTCAGCTTAGGACCAGATTTGGGTTTCTGACAGTTACTTAAGAGTGTTTCCACTGAACTTTTTTTAGGTGAGTCTTTATTTTCCAGATTCACTTTCAGCTGGGGGGAGCTATTAGGCACAGCAATCCCCTTTCTGGAATTCTGGCTGGAACTCAACACCTGACTTTTGGAGTCAGGGCTTCTGCTGGGCGCCATGGGTTGCTCCTTTTCAGTTTTGCCCTGCGAATGTGTcccttggttatttttatttatttctttaaaccagGCCATGATGGGCCTCCTGGAAACCATTTTTGGTTTCTGTAGCAACTCATCCAGCTCGTGACTTTCGGAGATATGTAGATTTGTCAAAACAGACTCTCCATTCTTAGGGACATGCACGCTACAGGGGGACTGATTTTCAGTTGCATTGAcatttgtctcttgttttttatttggggTCTCGACACGCAGCAAGTCATGTTCTAAAACATCTACCGTGTTCAGACTGCCGAGAGCGACCGGAGGGTTGTGGAAATGCGTGGCGGCTTCAGGAGGCTGCCTGTTCCCCACAGATGAGCTAGTACTGgtggcctccatggtttcttcTTCACACGAGGGTCTGGGGTTCTGTAAAATCCTTACATCTGCATGAAGTTCATGCTCCTGAGAGCTTATATCCGAGAGAGGAAATGGCTGGGAAGAGTTTGGAATTGAAGGGCATGAGTTTCCTGGCACAAAGGATGCTCTCTCGCGTGGATTTCCCACCACTTGACTCAGAGCACTGTGCTTTAAGGGCAGAACTTTGGCCAACACAGGGCAGGGTGCGGCCTGGGCAGGTGCGTGAGCAGTAGTTGAAGGTGGATTGGGGGAACCATTTGTAGAACAAATTTCAATTTGCTCCTCCTCAGACTCTGTAGTGTCTTCCCTGTGAGAAGATCCGCGGGAACGAGGGGGTGACCAGTTGTTCCTGGTGGAAGCTCGTGGGGCTTCGGCGAGCGATTCAGGGTCAGAAGATGAGTCCTCGGCATCACCATACATGGATGAGAGAGATGGCTCCGTGCTGTCACCCAGGCCCGACAGGGACATGCTGTCTTCGTGAAAACTGCTAAAATTTCTAGAGTAGTTGCTCAAAAAGTTTTTGTTCACAGTAAAATGTTTGTCAGGATTAATGGAATCCAAAACTGAAGGCTGGGAGGCccactgtgggggagggggctggccagCAGCCCAGGCCCTCCTTAGGGTGGGGGTCTGGTTCCCCACGACTGGCTCAGCATGGTGGGAACTTCCACTTCCAGTGCCTGCTGGAGGTTGACCCTGAGAATGTCCCACTTGACTCAACCGGTCCCCTTTCTGAGGAGACTGAAGTCTTGGTTCAGAAGCATCCAGCTCCTTGATGAGTGTGTCGATGTCAGTCACAGGACTGCCCCCACTTTCCCTGGGGCAGCAGTGCCCAGAGACACCCCCACACGCCCCTGCAGCCCGGTCAGTGGGTGacggcagggcagggctggcctgCAGGGCCCTCTCGGACACAGAATCTGTTCCCtcgggcagggcagagcctgaggaATTTGCAGGCACGAGGACGCCTGTTGCTTGCAGAGCCTTGCCGTGGTGACCGggacttctctgtctctcctcctgggACACGAGGTCTGGGGACAGGACGCCACTAGCTGCAGACGCGGCCTCTGCCTCAGGTCCCGCGCCCCTGTGGGCAGCTGCCTTCGTGGGCAAGTTGGCTTCTGGGGCTGCTGGAAGGTTGCTGAAGTCACGGTGAGccactgccatcttccctggGGAGGCGCTGCTCTCCTGGGCGAGACTCACATGACATCTGTCCTCAGACTCAGGCACCCCGGGTGACACTGGCTCTCCGTGGTCCTCAGGCCGCCTTGCTGGCCCCGTGTCCATGGAGGTCTTGCTGGGCTCAGGGTGAGCTGCCCCCTTCTGCTCTGGGGTAGGGATGAGGTCTGGGGGGCTATCCAGTCCTGTGTGGAGATAaggggggaagcagggagagagaggggaaagtgtgaGAAAAActctcaattgaaaaaaaaaaaggaaaatgaaacactctcaaatttttggtcttttttcagAAAGACATCCCACAGCCTAAATGTAGGCCTCCTTGTCGTTCTGTTTTTGCCTCTGAAATTACAGAGCGCTCACATCTAACAAATACCACCCTGCTCTAGACGTTCCGAAATAACTCAGACTGGCTGGCAGAATAAccctttgtttctgccttttctctctttttggttatttttaaggaTGGGGACCCCAGAAGCCCTTCCCCTGGGTTTCTTTACACCGTCTGCTCTGATGGCAATGGCCTCAGGGGTCAGGCTGTTCTATTTGATCCCTCGGCTTTGTGTTCATCTGCAGAGGCTTCAGGTCTCTGGTTT
This window encodes:
- the PDZD2 gene encoding PDZ domain-containing protein 2 isoform X5, which translates into the protein MVRNGDLRARMLEVSRDGRKHSLPQLLDSTGTSQEYQIVKKSTRSLSTTQVESPWRLIRPSVISIIGLYKEKGKGLGFSIAGGRDCIRGQMGIFVKTIFPNGSAAEDGRLKEGDEILDVNGIPIKGLTFQEAIHTFKQIRSGLFVLTVRTKLLSPSLTPCSTPTHMSRSSSPNFNTSGGSSAAGSDEGGSSSLGRKAPGPKDRIVMEVTLNKEPRVGLGIGACCLALENSPPGIYIHSLAPGSVAKMESNLSRGDQILEVNSVNVRHAALSKVHTILSKCPPGPVRLVIGRHPNPKVSEQEMDAVIARSTYQESKEANSSPGLGTPLKSPSLAKKDPLISDPEPAQYFAPGVPGPLSDFMVAGSEDEDHPGSGCSISEDGGLPPSTSTHKEPGKARANSLVSLGSQRASGLFHKQVTVARQASLPGSPQVLRNPLVRQRRVGCYDTDDASDEEEFDGEGDCVSLPGTLSGPSRSLPEDDCRQVLMTSSKVMSINNQEEHPQKTLVSKASSVPLLGSSLDLEESVQEGTGDTPSHSANLLASVAAPKGGPGRSGKKELSGSKSSPKLEYKADTGPQNLVRTDVSRSPQQKNDNLGSRHKPVARVSPHHKRPEADARPSNSETENLADEADDPCIQATSGRETGTDFHPDGTVEKESLGKLTVEDGRVPSNWGPASAPCHPEAGHRTENLPEAAPEQPRTGLDSPPDLIPTPEQKGAAHPEPSKTSMDTGPARRPEDHGEPVSPGVPESEDRCHVSLAQESSASPGKMAVAHRDFSNLPAAPEANLPTKAAAHRGAGPEAEAASAASGVLSPDLVSQEERQRSPGHHGKALQATGVLVPANSSGSALPEGTDSVSERALQASPALPSPTDRAAGACGGVSGHCCPRESGGSPVTDIDTLIKELDASEPRLQSPQKGDRLSQVGHSQGQPPAGTGSGSSHHAEPVVGNQTPTLRRAWAAGQPPPPQWASQPSVLDSINPDKHFTVNKNFLSNYSRNFSSFHEDSMSLSGLGDSTEPSLSSMYGDAEDSSSDPESLAEAPRASTRNNWSPPRSRGSSHREDTTESEEEQIEICSTNGSPNPPSTTAHAPAQAAPCPVLAKVLPLKHSALSQVVGNPRERASFVPGNSCPSIPNSSQPFPLSDISSQEHELHADVRILQNPRPSCEEETMEATSTSSSVGNRQPPEAATHFHNPPVALGSLNTVDVLEHDLLRVETPNKKQETNVNATENQSPCSVHVPKNGESVLTNLHISESHELDELLQKPKMVSRRPIMAWFKEINKNNQGTHSQGKTEKEQPMAPSRSPDSKSQVLSSSQNSRKGIAVPNSSPQLKVNLENKDSPKKSSVETLLSNCQKPKSGPKLKRLSIKSKSKASSEAPAAHVAKAGGTDPRKPLISPQTSHKMLLKGASNQFHIDHEELDKNATATPRSPQCVLETRPPAAPGSLKPSVSETSITAFISPHASPRTLPEQSACGRSYVAFHSEPNRGCPAAPRSPKCGPETRAPPVAVGNSASTATNGQEAPPPGQRERRTASRMDSAPEVARSGVTDDKGGRIITGDPLERTNQLKIVEISSERMPKNACGDKLAESDRLRGFLAQSNCQEKSEIRFCHQSEETSSSHPPSLTSRASQVEQETQRSFSVAKLASSSSSPQLPTRKVDSSQGKSSQVSGSLGMTKNGTSAGPVPDDHPYFTPRPATRTYSMPAQFSSHFGREAHALHSPGRSHRDSQIPATSGGLLEAKAARGGGLGLANGQGVYSVKPLLETSRNLPTTDEGDVLSVRETSCLVTDKIKVTRRHYYSEQNYESTSFFSVKQRIKSFENLAHSDRLVARSGVSPFLSASSKPPIGRRSSGSIASGSLSHPSDPAARSLRRSLSSCSESQSEASTLIPQMTKSPSSTALTVSQQNPAEASNKGPDSDPKKSLSPSGIPTPTMTPASPVKRNKSSVRHTQPSPLSRSKLQELRALSMPDLDKLCNEDFSAGPTAVLFKTELEITPRRSLGSPAGGLNGSTALSCPMKRGDRACTGGSSPKASEPGAPSSAHHVGETTWDLPSGKGWSVNLDQLLVSAGDQQRLQSVLSSVGSKSTVPALIQEAKAQSENKEDVCFIVLNKKEGSGLGFTVAGGTDVEPKSIVVHRVFSQGAASQEGTVNRGDFLLSVNGTSLAGLAHGEVLKVLHQAQLHKDVLVVIKKGNDQPRSSTRQEANGKGLLSRKTSLLDPGVGRSVASHDALCVEVLKTSAGLGLSLDGGKSSMAGDGPLVIKRVYKGGAAEQAGTIEAGDEILAINGKPLVGLMHFDAWNIMKSVPEGPVQLVIRKHRNLS
- the PDZD2 gene encoding PDZ domain-containing protein 2 isoform X4; translation: MPGTDEPQDSCGPEEPKGNLESPKQGSSKMKLKSRLSGGVHRLESVEEYNELMVRNGDLRARMLEVSRDGRKHSLPQLLDSTGTSQEYQIVKKSTRSLSTTQVESPWRLIRPSVISIIGLYKEKGKGLGFSIAGGRDCIRGQMGIFVKTIFPNGSAAEDGRLKEGDEILDVNGIPIKGLTFQEAIHTFKQIRSGLFVLTVRTKLLSPSLTPCSTPTHMSRSSSPNFNTSGGSSAAGSDEGGSSSLGRKAPGPKDRIVMEVTLNKEPRVGLGIGACCLALENSPPGIYIHSLAPGSVAKMESNLSRGDQILEVNSVNVRHAALSKVHTILSKCPPGPVRLVIGRHPNPKVSEQEMDAVIARSTYQESKEANSSPGLGTPLKSPSLAKKDPLISDPEPAQYFAPGVPGPLSDFMVAGSEDEDHPGSGCSISEDGGLPPSTSTHKEPGKARANSLVSLGSQRASGLFHKQVTVARQASLPGSPQVLRNPLVRQRRVGCYDTDDASDEEEFDGEGDCVSLPGTLSGPSRSLPEDDCRQVLMTSSKVMSINNQEEHPQKTLVSKASSVPLLGSSLDLEESVQEGTGDTPSHSANLLASVAAPKGGPGRSGKKELSGSKSSPKLEYKADTGPQNLVRTDVSRSPQQKNDNLGSRHKPVARVSPHHKRPEADARPSNSETENLADEADDPCIQATSGRETGTDFHPDGTVEKESLGKLTVEDGRVPSNWGPASAPCHPEAGHRTENLPEAAPEQPRTGLDSPPDLIPTPEQKGAAHPEPSKTSMDTGPARRPEDHGEPVSPGVPESEDRCHVSLAQESSASPGKMAVAHRDFSNLPAAPEANLPTKAAAHRGAGPEAEAASAASGVLSPDLVSQEERQRSPGHHGKALQATGVLVPANSSGSALPEGTDSVSERALQASPALPSPTDRAAGACGGVSGHCCPRESGGSPVTDIDTLIKELDASEPRLQSPQKGDRLSQVGHSQGQPPAGTGSGSSHHAEPVVGNQTPTLRRAWAAGQPPPPQWASQPSVLDSINPDKHFTVNKNFLSNYSRNFSSFHEDSMSLSGLGDSTEPSLSSMYGDAEDSSSDPESLAEAPRASTRNNWSPPRSRGSSHREDTTESEEEQIEICSTNGSPNPPSTTAHAPAQAAPCPVLAKVLPLKHSALSQVVGNPRERASFVPGNSCPSIPNSSQPFPLSDISSQEHELHADVRILQNPRPSCEEETMEATSTSSSVGNRQPPEAATHFHNPPVALGSLNTVDVLEHDLLRVETPNKKQETNVNATENQSPCSVHVPKNGESVLTNLHISESHELDELLQKPKMVSRRPIMAWFKEINKNNQGTHSQGKTEKEQPMAPSRSPDSKSQVLSSSQNSRKGIAVPNSSPQLKVNLENKDSPKKSSVETLLSNCQKPKSGPKLKRLSIKSKSKASSEAPAAHVAKAGGTDPRKPLISPQTSHKMLLKGASNQFHIDHEELDKNATATPRSPQCVLETRPPAAPGSLKPSVSETSITAFISPHASPRTLPEQSACGRSYVAFHSEPNRGCPAAPRSPKCGPETRAPPVAVGNSASTATNGQEAPPPGQRERRTASRMDSAPEVARSGVTDDKGGRIITGDPLERTNQLKIVEISSERMPKNACGDKLAESDRLRGFLAQSNCQEKSEIRFCHQSEETSSSHPPSLTSRASQVEQETQRSFSVAKLASSSSSPQLPTRKVDSSQGKSSQVSGSLGMTKNGTSAGPVPDDHPYFTPRPATRTYSMPAQFSSHFGREAHALHSPGRSHRDSQIPATSGGLLEAKAARGGGLGLANGQGVYSVKPLLETSRNLPTTDEGDVLSVRETSCLVTDKIKVTRRHYYSEQNYESTSFFSVKQRIKSFENLAHSDRLVARSGVSPFLSASSKPPIGRRSSGSIASGSLSHPSDPAARSLRRSLSSCSESQSEASTLIPQMTKSPSSTALTVSQQNPAEASNKGPDSDPKKSLSPSGIPTPTMTPASPVKRNKSSVRHTQPSPLSRSKLQELRALSMPDLDKLCNEDFSAGPTAVLFKTELEITPRRSLGSPAGGLNGSTALSCPMKRGDRACTGGSSPKASEPGAPSSAHHVGETTWDLPSGKGWSVNLDQLLVSAGDQQRLQSVLSSVGSKSTVPALIQEAKAQSENKEDVCFIVLNKKEGSGLGFTVAGGTDVEPKSIVVHRVFSQGAASQEGTVNRGDFLLSVNGTSLAGLAHGEVLKVLHQAQLHKDVLVVIKKGNDQPRSSTRQEANGKGLLSRKTSLLDPGVGRSVASHDALCVEVLKTSAGLGLSLDGGKSSMAGDGPLVIKRVYKGGAAEQAGTIEAGDEILAINGKPLVGLMHFDAWNIMKSVPEGPVQLVIRKHRNLS